A single Iodidimonas sp. SYSU 1G8 DNA region contains:
- a CDS encoding DUF2470 domain-containing protein has translation MSEPDTTNAGSQIRFLARRAVRAALGTVMADGSPYVSLVEMATDGAGEPVLLLSGLAQHTMNLRASPSASLLLDGTDGLGLDGPRATLVGHVEPAADEAARDRYLARHPHAAAYAAFADFGLYRFRVARGHLVAGFGRIAWADRADIVLDDGLWQGLQAAEAGIVSHMNEDHADALELYATVLKGAGPGPWRMCGIDAEGFDIAEGSRRERLIFDTLVGSSGEARSALVDLVKQARRAAIA, from the coding sequence ATGTCGGAGCCTGATACCACGAACGCCGGCAGTCAGATAAGGTTCCTGGCGCGCCGAGCCGTCCGTGCGGCGCTCGGGACCGTGATGGCCGATGGCTCGCCCTATGTGTCGCTCGTCGAGATGGCGACGGACGGCGCCGGGGAACCAGTGCTGCTGCTGTCCGGCCTGGCTCAGCACACCATGAATCTGCGCGCGTCCCCGTCGGCGAGCCTGTTGCTGGACGGGACGGATGGATTGGGCCTCGACGGCCCGCGCGCCACCCTGGTCGGCCACGTCGAGCCCGCGGCAGACGAGGCGGCCCGCGACCGCTATCTGGCGCGCCATCCGCACGCCGCGGCGTATGCCGCGTTCGCCGATTTCGGCCTCTACCGCTTCCGGGTAGCGCGTGGTCATCTCGTTGCCGGCTTCGGACGAATCGCATGGGCCGACCGCGCCGATATCGTGCTGGATGACGGCCTGTGGCAGGGCTTGCAGGCGGCCGAAGCGGGCATCGTCTCGCATATGAACGAGGATCATGCCGATGCGCTGGAGCTGTATGCGACAGTGTTGAAGGGCGCCGGGCCCGGCCCGTGGCGCATGTGCGGAATCGATGCCGAAGGTTTTGATATCGCCGAAGGTTCGCGGCGCGAACGTCTCATTTTCGACACACTGGTCGGGTCCTCTGGCGAGGCGCGGTCGGCGCTGGTCGATCTGGTGAAACAGGCACGCCGTGCAGCTATCGCATAA
- a CDS encoding NADP-dependent oxidoreductase, translating to MTENTVIRFIKRPEGFVDESSFAMEKAAMPTIGEGQILLRNFYHSLDPYMRPRMTEMDSYVPAFEIGQIMDGGGMGVVVESRHPDYAPGDVVMGMVQWAEYQAAEPGGFMRKIAPGIAPWKDYLGVLGGASLTAYVGMKLIGEPRAGETLYVSAASGAVGSIAAQMGKIMGCRVVGSAGTDDKVAWLKDELGLDAAFNHRTVASMDAAIAEHCPEGIDIDFENVGGATLQAVLDHINHHGRIIMCGTISEYSTPGPGLKNIFRIVNHKVRMQGFIVSDHFDMMPQFAADMAGWLAEGKIKYRETVVEGIENMPKALVGLFHGENFGKLIVKVGHEPN from the coding sequence ATGACCGAGAACACCGTGATCCGCTTCATCAAGCGGCCCGAAGGCTTCGTGGACGAATCCAGCTTCGCCATGGAAAAAGCGGCCATGCCGACCATCGGCGAAGGCCAGATCCTGCTGCGGAACTTCTATCACTCGCTCGATCCCTACATGCGCCCCCGTATGACGGAAATGGACAGCTACGTCCCCGCCTTCGAGATCGGGCAGATCATGGACGGCGGCGGCATGGGCGTGGTGGTCGAATCGCGCCATCCCGATTACGCGCCCGGCGACGTGGTCATGGGCATGGTGCAGTGGGCCGAATATCAGGCCGCCGAGCCGGGCGGCTTCATGCGCAAGATCGCGCCGGGCATCGCGCCATGGAAGGACTATCTTGGCGTATTGGGCGGCGCCTCGCTGACCGCCTATGTGGGCATGAAACTGATCGGCGAGCCCAGGGCCGGCGAGACCCTTTACGTTTCCGCCGCCTCGGGCGCGGTCGGCTCCATCGCCGCCCAGATGGGCAAGATCATGGGCTGCCGCGTGGTCGGCTCGGCCGGCACCGATGACAAGGTCGCCTGGCTGAAGGATGAACTGGGCCTCGACGCCGCGTTCAACCATCGGACGGTCGCCTCCATGGACGCGGCCATCGCCGAGCATTGTCCCGAGGGCATCGACATCGATTTCGAGAATGTGGGCGGCGCGACCTTGCAGGCCGTGCTCGATCATATCAATCACCACGGCCGCATCATCATGTGCGGGACGATCTCCGAATACAGCACGCCCGGCCCCGGCCTGAAGAACATCTTCCGCATCGTCAACCACAAGGTCCGCATGCAGGGCTTCATCGTCTCTGACCATTTCGACATGATGCCGCAATTCGCCGCCGACATGGCCGGCTGGCTGGCCGAGGGGAAGATCAAGTACCGGGAAACCGTGGTCGAGGGCATCGAGAACATGCCCAAGGCCCTGGTTGGCCTGTTCCACGGCGAGAATTTCGGCAAACTGATCGTGAAGGTCGGCCACGAGCCAAACTGA
- a CDS encoding PaaI family thioesterase produces the protein MSFHDRFQAMKAANDFSALQDAVPYAKFLGISADVRDGRVITTMAYADRLIGNTALPALHGGTIAALLEMAAIFQTAYEAETEIMPKTITITIDYMRSGAARDTHARAWATRIGRRVANVRVEAWQDDPAKPIAAANVNFLLT, from the coding sequence ATGAGCTTCCACGACCGCTTTCAGGCCATGAAGGCCGCCAACGACTTCTCGGCCCTGCAGGATGCCGTACCTTACGCGAAATTCCTCGGCATCTCGGCCGATGTCAGGGACGGTCGTGTCATCACCACCATGGCCTATGCGGATCGGCTGATCGGCAACACCGCCCTGCCCGCGCTGCACGGCGGCACCATCGCGGCCCTGCTGGAAATGGCGGCGATCTTCCAGACCGCCTACGAGGCTGAAACCGAGATCATGCCCAAGACCATCACCATCACCATCGACTACATGCGCTCCGGCGCCGCCCGCGACACCCATGCCCGCGCCTGGGCGACACGCATCGGCCGCCGCGTCGCCAATGTGAGGGTTGAAGCCTGGCAGGACGATCCGGCCAAGCCCATCGCCGCCGCGAACGTGAATTTCCTGCTCACGTAA
- a CDS encoding ATP-binding cassette domain-containing protein, with the protein MLELHRVTKRFAGETVIGPVDFAVPEGQTTVLIGPSGCGKSSLLRMMIGLINPDSGELLFEGMPLSPQVRELRRRAGYVIQEGGLFPHLSVADNIGLMPRHLGWDVARRRETVSRLCALTRFPETRLDSFPAELSGGQRQRVALMRALALDPDLLLLDEPLGALDPLIRRELQDDLRDIFRRLGKTIVLVTHDMNEAAFFADTIVLLRAGVIVQSGTLPDLLERPADPFVTEFIRAQRSELPL; encoded by the coding sequence ATGCTCGAATTGCACCGGGTCACCAAGAGATTTGCCGGAGAGACGGTTATCGGCCCGGTGGATTTCGCCGTGCCCGAGGGACAGACCACCGTATTGATCGGCCCCAGCGGCTGCGGCAAATCCAGCCTGCTGCGCATGATGATCGGCCTGATAAACCCCGATTCCGGCGAGCTTCTCTTCGAAGGGATGCCGCTGTCGCCGCAGGTCAGGGAATTACGGCGCCGTGCGGGCTACGTCATCCAGGAAGGAGGTCTCTTCCCGCATCTCAGTGTCGCCGACAATATCGGCCTGATGCCGCGACATCTAGGCTGGGACGTCGCCCGGCGGCGCGAGACAGTGTCACGGCTTTGCGCGCTTACGCGATTTCCCGAAACCAGGCTGGACAGCTTTCCCGCCGAACTGTCGGGCGGGCAGCGGCAACGGGTCGCCCTGATGCGCGCCTTGGCGCTCGATCCCGACCTGCTGCTGCTCGACGAACCGCTTGGCGCGCTCGATCCGCTGATCCGCCGTGAGTTGCAGGACGACTTGCGCGACATTTTCCGGCGTCTCGGCAAGACCATCGTGCTCGTCACCCATGACATGAACGAGGCCGCCTTCTTCGCCGACACCATCGTGCTGCTCCGCGCCGGGGTGATCGTCCAGTCCGGCACCTTGCCGGACCTGCTGGAGCGCCCGGCCGATCCATTCGTGACCGAGTTCATCCGCGCCCAGCGCAGCGAGCTGCCGCTGTGA
- a CDS encoding J domain-containing protein gives MTRSKSWGFPRWGGYGNTRRETVSVRMCDWHGCDEPGDCPAPKFRDSPERFWFCQEHAGAYNRNWNYFKGLTQEEAERVQREEMKRARGYQDSGAWRDTSSGVTKEERERDAALEVLGLDGTADQAEIKAAFRDMAKKHHPDANQGDAKAAERFKSIMAAYELLRE, from the coding sequence ATGACACGTTCGAAAAGCTGGGGATTTCCGCGCTGGGGCGGCTATGGCAATACGCGGCGGGAAACCGTGTCCGTGCGCATGTGCGACTGGCATGGCTGCGACGAGCCGGGTGATTGCCCGGCCCCGAAGTTTCGCGATTCACCGGAGCGGTTCTGGTTCTGTCAGGAACATGCCGGCGCCTACAACCGCAACTGGAATTACTTCAAGGGCCTGACCCAGGAAGAAGCCGAGCGGGTCCAGCGCGAGGAAATGAAGCGCGCCCGCGGCTACCAGGACTCGGGCGCCTGGCGCGACACATCGAGCGGCGTCACCAAGGAAGAACGCGAGCGCGACGCCGCCCTCGAGGTGCTGGGGCTCGATGGCACGGCCGATCAGGCCGAGATCAAGGCCGCGTTCCGCGACATGGCCAAGAAGCACCACCCCGACGCCAATCAGGGCGACGCTAAAGCCGCGGAACGGTTCAAGAGCATCATGGCGGCTTACGAGTTGCTGCGAGAGTAG
- a CDS encoding PaaI family thioesterase produces the protein MTQDDKFLRMIQSQKFLDRIPHMGALGVQLVDFAPGQVTIRLPYNQALIGNPDTGVLAGGAISAVLDNVCGSAVVARVVKTEAFATLDLRIDYMRPAEPGRDVFAFAECYKVTRRVAFVRGYAYHDDRAKPIANATATFMFTGKGELPQAKDA, from the coding sequence ATGACCCAAGACGATAAATTCCTCCGCATGATCCAGAGCCAGAAGTTCCTGGACCGGATTCCCCATATGGGCGCCCTCGGCGTCCAGCTGGTCGATTTCGCGCCCGGCCAGGTGACCATTCGCCTTCCGTATAACCAAGCGCTGATCGGGAATCCGGATACGGGCGTGCTCGCGGGCGGTGCCATTTCCGCCGTGCTCGACAATGTCTGCGGATCGGCGGTCGTGGCGCGCGTGGTCAAGACCGAGGCGTTCGCCACGCTGGATTTGCGCATCGATTACATGCGGCCCGCCGAGCCGGGGCGCGACGTGTTCGCCTTCGCGGAATGCTACAAGGTCACGCGCCGCGTCGCCTTCGTGCGCGGCTACGCCTATCACGACGACCGCGCCAAGCCCATCGCCAATGCCACGGCCACATTCATGTTCACTGGCAAGGGCGAACTGCCCCAGGCGAAGGACGCGTGA
- a CDS encoding glycine betaine ABC transporter substrate-binding protein, whose amino-acid sequence MRVLLAVLLILTAPQGASAVTIGSKAFTEGVILGEIATQTLRAAGIDAEHRAGLGGTRIVFEALRNGDIDAYVDYTGTLAAEILAGRAPAGDDGLRTGLAPLGVGITESLGFENTYAIAMRRSEVERLAIARLSDLRDHADLRLVFSNEFLDREDGWPLLRDRYGLGHTDVRGMEHELAYRALGAGSIDATDVYTTDANIPAYDLTVLEDDLGVFPDYDAVIVYRLDLPADAVAALESLAGRIDVTAMREMNARVTLQRESEQAVASAFLSGKESGPTERDALWQRLARTTLDHLVLVGISLAAAIAVAIPLGIAAYRWRRAGPVILGVTGMAQTIPSLALFVFMIPLVGIGGPPAMIALFLYSLLPIVRNTHAGLAGIAPGLRDSATALGLPRAVILRRIELPLAAPSILAGIKTAAVINVGTATLGALIGAGGYGQPILTGIRLNDTGLILEGAVPAALLALATQGLFSLLERAVVPRGLRLSPRSGGA is encoded by the coding sequence ATCCGCGTGCTGCTCGCAGTGCTGCTGATCCTGACGGCGCCCCAGGGCGCATCGGCGGTCACCATCGGCTCCAAGGCGTTCACCGAGGGCGTCATCCTGGGCGAGATCGCTACGCAGACGCTGCGCGCGGCCGGGATCGATGCCGAGCACCGCGCCGGGCTGGGCGGCACGCGGATCGTGTTCGAGGCGCTCCGCAACGGAGATATCGACGCCTATGTGGACTACACGGGCACGCTCGCCGCTGAAATTCTCGCAGGCCGGGCTCCGGCTGGTGACGACGGTCTCAGGACCGGGCTCGCGCCGCTTGGCGTCGGCATCACGGAATCGCTGGGCTTCGAGAACACCTATGCGATCGCCATGCGTCGGAGCGAGGTGGAGCGCCTCGCCATCGCGCGGCTGTCCGACCTGCGGGACCATGCGGATTTGCGCCTGGTGTTCAGCAACGAGTTTCTCGACCGCGAGGATGGCTGGCCCCTGTTGCGCGACCGCTACGGTCTTGGCCATACCGACGTGCGGGGCATGGAGCACGAGCTAGCTTACCGCGCGCTGGGCGCGGGATCGATCGACGCCACCGACGTCTACACGACGGACGCGAACATTCCCGCCTACGACCTCACCGTGCTTGAGGATGATCTTGGTGTGTTCCCGGATTACGACGCGGTGATCGTCTATCGTCTCGACCTTCCCGCCGATGCGGTCGCCGCGCTGGAATCGCTGGCCGGAAGGATCGACGTCACGGCCATGCGCGAGATGAACGCGCGCGTGACGCTGCAGCGCGAAAGCGAACAAGCCGTCGCGAGCGCCTTCCTGTCGGGCAAGGAAAGCGGACCAACCGAACGCGATGCGCTCTGGCAGCGTCTTGCGCGCACGACCCTCGATCATCTGGTCCTGGTCGGAATCTCGCTGGCCGCCGCCATCGCCGTCGCCATACCGCTGGGTATCGCCGCCTATCGCTGGCGGCGCGCCGGCCCCGTGATCCTCGGCGTCACCGGCATGGCCCAGACCATCCCGTCACTGGCGCTGTTCGTCTTCATGATCCCGCTGGTCGGCATCGGCGGTCCGCCCGCCATGATCGCCCTCTTCCTCTACAGCCTGCTGCCCATCGTCCGGAACACCCATGCCGGGCTGGCCGGGATCGCGCCGGGCCTGCGCGATTCCGCCACGGCGCTCGGCCTGCCCCGCGCGGTCATCCTGCGGCGCATCGAGTTGCCGCTCGCCGCGCCGTCCATCCTCGCCGGCATCAAGACAGCCGCCGTCATCAATGTGGGCACGGCGACGCTGGGCGCGCTGATTGGCGCGGGCGGCTATGGCCAGCCGATCCTGACCGGCATCCGGCTCAACGACACAGGCCTGATACTGGAAGGAGCCGTCCCGGCCGCGCTGCTGGCGCTCGCGACGCAAGGCCTGTTCAGCCTGCTCGAACGCGCGGTGGTGCCTCGGGGATTGCGCTTGTCGCCCCGATCCGGCGGTGCATAA
- a CDS encoding TonB-dependent siderophore receptor has translation METIVVTGTDQSRYRVGEKASLTGFPLDYLELPRVVDVIPEQILLDQKVTELEEALRNVPGISYSDGFGGSNNDFLLRGFRRNTVYRDGLRVASNFRVNTTNLESVRVIKGPASITYGQVEPGGLVDIVTKKPLDERRIYGEARGGSFNDYLFLIDWSQPIGDRAAVRLNVSTQDSDSFREFFDISRDAIALSGVYHLSDNTRIDVSYEYRDEFRSFDRGTITIPTPEGRAIVNRVLDIPIERRFGEAYEEIDTEMHFATVAISHDMGDGWNASFMGAWEKSHSDDFQARPRAVRIYDEDAPIENGFFTGPATPKAVFDDPSDQVYMVRGSDGSRDRNIEAYYVQGKVTGDFQTGAIRHRVAVGGDFRTTDESRYFVTFPDTNGIPVEEGGRGPLFDVQNPVYGVLPDELPTTGFPLLTAQATDYGFFVNDYVNLTDRVGVLLGGRMDFSDPDGSGPAETVNAFSPQAAVNYRVLDTLSLFMSYSEAFEPNTTFAIDPDGSTSETELFDPEDSRQYEFGVKAQLFDRRLSADATVYKIKKSNVVTVVDGIPQLVEGQQAQGLEISLRGQPVPGMNILAGYAYTDAEILTGAEAGNRPTNVAKHTFNVWGSYEVQAGPLRGLGAGAGVFHLADRFGDNANSWKLGSYTLVDLSLWYTLPARVFGAPGGVRLQVSVKNLLDTEYYPASGGDLRVSIGAPRTVLGSISATF, from the coding sequence GTGGAAACAATCGTGGTAACGGGCACCGACCAGAGCCGTTATCGGGTGGGCGAAAAGGCATCCTTGACAGGCTTTCCGCTCGACTATCTGGAGTTGCCCCGCGTCGTGGACGTCATTCCGGAACAGATTCTGCTCGACCAGAAGGTGACGGAACTGGAGGAAGCGCTGCGCAACGTTCCCGGCATCAGCTATTCCGACGGGTTCGGGGGCAGCAACAACGACTTTCTCCTCCGGGGTTTCCGTCGCAACACCGTCTACCGTGACGGATTGCGCGTGGCGTCGAACTTTCGGGTCAACACGACCAATCTGGAAAGCGTGCGCGTCATCAAGGGACCGGCGTCGATCACCTATGGTCAGGTGGAGCCGGGCGGCCTCGTCGACATCGTTACCAAGAAGCCGCTCGATGAACGGCGCATCTATGGCGAGGCCCGCGGCGGATCGTTCAACGACTATCTCTTTCTGATCGACTGGTCTCAGCCGATAGGAGACCGCGCGGCGGTCCGGCTCAACGTATCCACTCAGGATTCGGATTCCTTCCGGGAGTTCTTCGATATCAGCCGCGATGCGATCGCCCTTTCGGGCGTTTACCATCTCTCCGACAACACCCGGATCGACGTCTCCTACGAGTACCGCGACGAGTTCCGCTCTTTCGACCGGGGCACCATCACAATCCCGACGCCGGAGGGGCGGGCGATCGTGAACCGGGTGCTGGACATCCCGATCGAGCGGCGCTTCGGCGAAGCCTACGAGGAGATCGATACAGAAATGCACTTCGCCACCGTCGCGATCAGCCACGACATGGGCGATGGCTGGAACGCCAGCTTCATGGGCGCCTGGGAGAAGTCGCATTCGGACGATTTCCAGGCGCGGCCGCGCGCCGTCCGGATCTATGACGAGGATGCGCCGATCGAGAATGGCTTCTTCACCGGTCCCGCAACGCCCAAGGCGGTTTTCGATGACCCTTCCGATCAGGTCTATATGGTGCGCGGCTCGGACGGCAGCCGCGACCGAAACATCGAGGCCTATTACGTGCAGGGCAAGGTGACCGGCGACTTCCAGACTGGCGCGATCCGCCACCGTGTCGCCGTTGGCGGTGACTTCCGGACCACCGACGAAAGCCGTTACTTCGTCACCTTCCCCGATACCAACGGTATCCCCGTGGAAGAGGGCGGTCGCGGTCCGCTCTTCGATGTGCAAAATCCCGTCTACGGGGTACTGCCCGACGAACTGCCCACGACTGGCTTTCCCCTCCTCACCGCGCAGGCAACCGACTACGGCTTCTTCGTGAACGACTACGTCAATCTGACGGACCGTGTCGGCGTTTTGCTGGGCGGCCGCATGGATTTCTCCGATCCGGACGGCAGTGGCCCGGCGGAAACCGTGAACGCCTTTTCTCCTCAGGCGGCCGTCAACTACCGCGTGCTCGATACCTTGTCCTTGTTCATGAGCTATTCCGAGGCGTTCGAGCCGAATACCACCTTCGCTATCGATCCGGATGGAAGCACTTCCGAGACCGAGCTGTTCGACCCCGAGGACTCGCGGCAGTACGAGTTTGGCGTCAAGGCGCAGTTGTTCGACCGGCGGCTGAGCGCCGATGCGACGGTCTACAAGATCAAGAAGTCGAATGTGGTCACCGTCGTTGATGGCATCCCCCAACTCGTCGAGGGACAACAGGCCCAGGGCCTTGAGATATCCCTGCGCGGACAGCCTGTGCCGGGCATGAACATCCTCGCCGGCTACGCCTACACCGACGCCGAGATACTCACAGGCGCAGAGGCGGGCAATCGCCCGACGAACGTCGCGAAGCACACTTTCAACGTCTGGGGGAGCTACGAGGTCCAGGCGGGCCCGTTGCGGGGGCTTGGCGCCGGCGCGGGCGTCTTCCACCTTGCCGATCGCTTCGGCGACAACGCCAATTCCTGGAAGCTGGGGAGCTACACCCTCGTGGACCTGTCTCTCTGGTATACGCTTCCGGCGCGCGTGTTCGGCGCGCCAGGCGGTGTGCGTCTGCAGGTTTCGGTGAAGAACCTTCTCGACACGGAGTATTACCCGGCGAGCGGTGGTGACCTGCGGGTTTCTATCGGTGCGCCGCGCACGGTGCTCGGTTCCATATCGGCGACCTTCTAG
- a CDS encoding phosphoenolpyruvate carboxykinase: MDKHGIRPQRPVHWNLGSATLYEEAVRRGEGKVSAGGAFVVETGQHTGRSAKDKYIVREPGSEEHIWWANNTEMSPAQFAQLEQEITDYLGGRELFVADLYAGADPDYRLNVRVVNEHAWHNLFLRHLLIEPKIEELPAFAPGFTILHAPNFLADPARHGVRSETVIALDFTRGVVLICGTSYAGEMKKSVFSILNYILPGKDVMSMHCSANVGEAGDAAIFFGLSGTGKTTLSADPKRTLIGDDEHGWSNTSLFNIEGGCYAKMIRLSAEAEPEIYATTKRFGTVLENVVMHPVTRELDLDDDSLAENSRGAYPLSFIPNASDTGVAGHPKNIIMLTCDAFGVMPPIAKLSPEQAMYHFLSGYTAKVAGTEKGLGNEPQATFSTCFGAPFMPRHPSVYGNLLKEKIANHEVDCWLVNTGWTGGEFGTGRRMPIKVTRALLNAALDGSLANAPTVIDPNFGFEVPTACDGVPAEILNPRETWADKAAYDAKARHLVDLFIKNFAKFEDYVDEKIRAAAPKAA; encoded by the coding sequence TTGGACAAACACGGCATCAGGCCGCAGCGCCCGGTCCACTGGAACCTGGGATCGGCGACCCTCTACGAAGAGGCCGTCCGCCGCGGTGAAGGCAAGGTGTCGGCCGGCGGCGCTTTCGTCGTCGAGACCGGCCAGCACACCGGCCGTTCCGCCAAGGACAAGTACATCGTCCGCGAGCCCGGCTCGGAAGAGCATATCTGGTGGGCGAACAACACCGAGATGAGCCCGGCCCAGTTCGCCCAGCTCGAGCAGGAAATCACCGACTATCTCGGCGGCCGTGAACTGTTCGTCGCCGACCTCTATGCCGGCGCCGATCCCGACTACCGCCTGAACGTGCGTGTGGTCAACGAGCATGCCTGGCACAATCTGTTCCTGCGCCACCTGCTGATCGAGCCGAAGATCGAGGAATTGCCTGCCTTCGCGCCCGGCTTCACCATCCTGCACGCGCCGAACTTCCTGGCGGATCCCGCCCGTCACGGCGTGCGGTCTGAAACGGTGATCGCGCTCGATTTCACGCGCGGCGTGGTGCTGATCTGCGGCACTTCCTATGCCGGCGAGATGAAGAAGTCGGTGTTCTCGATCCTCAACTACATCCTGCCCGGCAAGGACGTCATGTCCATGCATTGCTCTGCCAATGTGGGCGAAGCGGGCGACGCGGCGATCTTCTTCGGCCTGTCCGGCACCGGCAAGACGACCCTGTCGGCCGATCCCAAGCGCACGCTGATCGGCGATGACGAACATGGCTGGAGCAACACGTCGCTGTTCAATATCGAGGGCGGCTGCTACGCCAAGATGATCCGCCTGTCGGCCGAAGCGGAACCAGAAATCTACGCGACCACCAAGCGCTTCGGCACGGTGCTGGAGAATGTGGTCATGCACCCGGTCACGCGCGAGCTGGACCTGGACGATGACAGCCTGGCCGAAAACAGCCGGGGCGCGTATCCGCTGTCGTTCATTCCCAACGCCTCGGACACTGGCGTCGCCGGACATCCGAAGAATATCATCATGCTGACCTGCGACGCGTTCGGCGTCATGCCGCCGATCGCCAAGCTGTCGCCGGAACAGGCCATGTACCACTTCCTGTCCGGTTACACCGCCAAGGTCGCCGGCACGGAAAAGGGTCTGGGCAACGAGCCGCAGGCGACCTTCTCCACCTGTTTCGGCGCGCCGTTCATGCCGCGTCACCCGTCGGTCTACGGCAATTTGCTGAAGGAAAAGATCGCCAATCACGAGGTCGATTGCTGGCTGGTGAACACGGGCTGGACCGGCGGCGAGTTCGGCACCGGCCGCCGCATGCCGATCAAGGTCACCCGCGCCCTGCTGAACGCCGCGCTCGATGGCTCGCTCGCCAACGCGCCGACCGTGATCGACCCCAATTTCGGTTTCGAAGTGCCGACCGCCTGCGACGGCGTGCCGGCGGAGATCCTCAACCCGCGCGAGACCTGGGCCGACAAGGCGGCATACGACGCCAAGGCGCGTCACCTGGTCGACCTGTTCATCAAGAACTTCGCCAAGTTCGAGGACTACGTCGACGAGAAGATTCGCGCGGCGGCGCCCAAGGCGGCCTGA
- a CDS encoding PepSY-associated TM helix domain-containing protein, which translates to MSTEALANGNGEGAKGRRRWFNWHSWTGIVGGLLLFIICWSGSFATISSELDWAVNPALRVQPSGQPADMTAIHDSVAMAMPDTEIREVSKPLYANFAADVIVSTREGERRHVYVDPYTLEVTGSASYFTLQRFFRDFHMSFYGLLGVGKYAVTIMAVPLLVSLVSSLVFYKRWWRRFFDLKTGKGGRALWSSLHKTLGLWAIWFFVIIVVTSLWYLFEASRADFIDQKFSYVDVAASAVHPLPNLEGESGGTLGFAELLARARQVRPDLDITHVSLDRSGYFYVIGQADDMLVRDRANKLFLDPRDGSVAYSQSAEDLSAYWRWSEMADPLHFGTFGGLATKLVWFLFGLIMSALAATGAWLHLKRLHRDAGRTYWTGATGAAAVSTAVLAYCTVSAVQYAVESSGGEGLPFTGVGVPPGVALVAALWSIATLGVAILWLWSLRRVSKQNVIPARPA; encoded by the coding sequence ATGTCTACCGAAGCGTTGGCGAATGGAAACGGCGAAGGTGCGAAGGGCAGACGTCGCTGGTTCAACTGGCATAGCTGGACCGGCATCGTCGGGGGGCTGCTGCTGTTTATCATCTGCTGGAGTGGTTCCTTCGCCACCATCTCGTCCGAACTCGACTGGGCGGTAAACCCGGCCCTGCGGGTCCAGCCGTCCGGGCAGCCGGCGGATATGACAGCTATCCATGATTCAGTGGCGATGGCCATGCCGGATACAGAAATCCGGGAAGTGTCGAAGCCTCTGTACGCCAACTTCGCCGCGGACGTGATTGTATCGACCCGCGAGGGCGAACGTCGGCACGTCTACGTCGATCCGTACACGCTCGAGGTGACAGGCAGCGCATCCTATTTCACGCTGCAACGCTTCTTTCGCGATTTCCACATGAGTTTCTATGGTCTTCTGGGCGTCGGCAAATACGCCGTGACGATCATGGCGGTGCCGCTGCTGGTGTCGTTGGTCAGCAGTCTCGTCTTCTACAAGCGATGGTGGCGCCGCTTCTTTGACCTGAAAACCGGCAAGGGGGGCCGGGCCCTTTGGAGCAGCCTGCACAAGACGTTAGGCCTCTGGGCGATCTGGTTTTTCGTCATTATCGTAGTGACCAGCCTCTGGTACCTGTTCGAGGCGTCCAGGGCGGACTTCATCGACCAGAAGTTCTCCTATGTGGACGTTGCCGCGAGCGCCGTGCACCCATTGCCGAACCTGGAAGGCGAAAGTGGCGGAACGCTCGGATTTGCGGAACTGCTGGCCCGGGCCCGACAGGTCCGGCCCGATCTGGATATCACTCACGTCTCCCTCGATCGAAGCGGCTACTTCTATGTCATCGGGCAGGCAGACGACATGCTGGTCAGGGACAGGGCGAACAAACTCTTCCTGGACCCACGCGATGGTTCGGTGGCTTATTCGCAGTCGGCGGAGGACCTTAGCGCCTACTGGCGCTGGTCAGAAATGGCGGACCCGCTGCATTTCGGGACTTTCGGCGGCCTTGCCACCAAGCTTGTCTGGTTCCTCTTTGGTCTGATCATGTCCGCGCTGGCGGCGACCGGAGCATGGCTGCATCTCAAGCGGCTGCACCGAGACGCGGGCCGGACCTACTGGACCGGCGCGACTGGGGCAGCCGCCGTCTCGACCGCCGTCCTTGCGTATTGCACGGTATCGGCCGTGCAATACGCGGTGGAAAGCAGTGGCGGCGAAGGTCTGCCCTTTACCGGCGTCGGTGTGCCGCCGGGGGTGGCGCTGGTCGCCGCGCTCTGGAGCATCGCGACCCTGGGCGTCGCCATCCTGTGGCTGTGGTCCCTCCGCCGTGTATCGAAGCAGAACGTCATTCCCGCGCGGCCTGCCTGA